The Burkholderiales bacterium JOSHI_001 genomic sequence TACCGGCCGGAACCGACAAAAGCAAACGGTGGGAGCCCTGGAATGACGATGAGGCGCAAGACCCGAAATTCAAGAAGCTGAGCCCACAAGAGGCAGCGGCCCTCAGGGCCAAGGACCCGCCGGTGTCACCCTGGCGGGTTATCGCGGTGCAGGCCGCGGTCGGTGTGGCATTGGCCCTTCTGGGGCGCGTGCTCACCGGCAAGGAGGAGGTGGCTTGGTCGCTGCTTTACGGCGCGGCCACGGTGGTTTTGCCGGGGGCCTTGATGGCGCGTGGCATGACCAGCCGGCTTTCCAGCATGGCGCCCGGCACGTCAGCCGTCAGCTTCATGTTGTGGGAGATGGTCAAGATAGCGGTCTCGGTGCTGATGCTCATGCTGGCACCCAGACTCGTGCAGCCCCTGAGCTGGCCAGCGCTGCTGGTGGCCATGGTGTTGTGCATGAAGGTGTACTGGTTTGCGCTCCTGTGGCGCGGCCGTCGTTGAACTGAACCGGATTTCCGCGCAGGCGTTATCAACATGGCAGCAGAAGAAGGCAAGGCGGTCACCGCCGGTGAATACATCATCCACCACCTGCATCACCTGCAGGTGGGCGGCCACGGCGCCCATGGCGGCGGCTTCTGGACCTTCAACGTCGACTCCATCTTCTGGTCGCTGGTCATGGGCGTGCTGGGCCTGGTGGTGCTGATGGGCGTGGCCAAGCGCATGACCTCGGGCGTGCCGGGCCGCCTGCAGGCTGCGGTGGAGTTCCTGGTGGAAATGGTCGACAGCCAGGCCAAGGGCATCGTGCACAACGCCGAAAGCCGCAAGCTGGTGTCGCCGCTGGCGCTGACCGTGTTCGTCTGGATCGTGCTGATGAACTCGATGGACTTCCTGCCGGTGGACCTGCTGCCCAAGGCCGGTGAAGCCGTCGGCCTGCACTACATGCGCGTGGTGCCCACCGCCGACCTGTCGGTGACCATGGCGCTGTCGGTCAGCGTGCTGCTGATCTGCATCTTCTACAACCTGAAGATCAAGGGCGCGGGCGGCTGGGTTCACGAGCTGTTGTCGGCCCCCTTCGGCGCCAAGTGGTACCTGGCTCCCTTCAACCTGGCCATGCAGTTGATCGAATTCGTCGCCAAGACCGTCTCGCACGGCATGCGTCTGTTCGGCAACATGTACGCGGGCGAGCTGATCTTCATGCTGATTGCGCTGATGGGCGGTGCCTTCTTCACCGCCGTGGGCATTCCGCTGGCCATCGGCCACGTCATCGCCGGCACGGCCTGGGCCATCTTCCACATCCTGATCGTCGTGCTGCAGGCCTTCGTGTTCATGATGTTGACGCTGGTGTACGTGGGCCAGGCCCACGACGCGCACTGACAGCGCACTGATTTCGTTTTCGGTCGTACCCGCTTTTCCTTTCCCTTTCGTCTTACCACTTCCCACCTAGGAGCAATAAATGGAAGTCATCAGCTTTGTCGCCCTGGCCGCCGGCCTGATCATCGGTCTGGGCGCGGTTGGCGCTTGTATCGGCATCGGCATCATGGGCAGCAAGTACCTGGAGTCCGCCGCTCGCCAACCCGAACTGATGGGCGAACTGCAGACCAAGATGTTCCTGCTGGCCGGCCTGATCGACGCGGCCTTCATCATCGGCACCGGTATTGCGCTGTGGTTCGCCACCGCCAACCCCTTCCTGGGCCAGATCGCCAACCTGCCCAAGTAAGCAGCGCGCCAGCGTTTGCTTTCGTGGGCGGTGGGGGCCTTCACGCTGTTGAAGGCCCTTGTTGTCCGGTTCATTCCATGACGAGGTAAAGCCGTGAGCATCAATGCCACTCTCGTCGTTCAGATGATCGTCTTCGGGATCCTTGTTTGGTTCACGATGCGTTTCGTCTGGCCGCCGATCACCGCTGCGCTGGACGAGCGCGCGAAGAAGATCGCCGACGGTCTGTCGGCCGCCGACAAGGCCAAGGCCGAACTGGCCCAGGCCAACGCGAAGGTGGAGCAACAGCTGGCCGCCGCGCGCAACGACGCCGCCAAGCGCCTGGCTGACGCCGAGCGCCTGGCCCAGCAGATGGTCGAAGAAGCCAAGGGTCGTGCCGCCGAAGAAGGCGCCAAGATCGTGGCCGCCGCCCGTGCCGAAGCGGCCCAGGAATCCGTGAAGGCCCGCGAGGCCCTGCGCGACCAGGTGGCCGCGCTGGCGGTCAAGGGTGCCGAGCAGATCCTGCGCAAGGAAGTCAACTCGGGCGTCCACGCCGAGTTGCTGTCCCGGCTCAAGACGGAACTCTGA encodes the following:
- a CDS encoding ATP synthase I chain (PFAM: ATP synthase I chain), producing the protein MSSRPEEVPAGTDKSKRWEPWNDDEAQDPKFKKLSPQEAAALRAKDPPVSPWRVIAVQAAVGVALALLGRVLTGKEEVAWSLLYGAATVVLPGALMARGMTSRLSSMAPGTSAVSFMLWEMVKIAVSVLMLMLAPRLVQPLSWPALLVAMVLCMKVYWFALLWRGRR
- a CDS encoding F0F1-type ATP synthase, alpha subunit (PFAM: ATP synthase A chain~TIGRFAM: ATP synthase subunit 6 (eukaryotes),also subunit A (prokaryotes)) is translated as MAAEEGKAVTAGEYIIHHLHHLQVGGHGAHGGGFWTFNVDSIFWSLVMGVLGLVVLMGVAKRMTSGVPGRLQAAVEFLVEMVDSQAKGIVHNAESRKLVSPLALTVFVWIVLMNSMDFLPVDLLPKAGEAVGLHYMRVVPTADLSVTMALSVSVLLICIFYNLKIKGAGGWVHELLSAPFGAKWYLAPFNLAMQLIEFVAKTVSHGMRLFGNMYAGELIFMLIALMGGAFFTAVGIPLAIGHVIAGTAWAIFHILIVVLQAFVFMMLTLVYVGQAHDAH
- a CDS encoding ATP synthase, F0 subunit c (PFAM: ATP synthase subunit C~TIGRFAM: ATP synthase, F0 subunit c), which codes for MEVISFVALAAGLIIGLGAVGACIGIGIMGSKYLESAARQPELMGELQTKMFLLAGLIDAAFIIGTGIALWFATANPFLGQIANLPK
- a CDS encoding ATP synthase, F0 subunit b (PFAM: ATP synthase B/B' CF(0)~TIGRFAM: ATP synthase, F0 subunit b), producing MSINATLVVQMIVFGILVWFTMRFVWPPITAALDERAKKIADGLSAADKAKAELAQANAKVEQQLAAARNDAAKRLADAERLAQQMVEEAKGRAAEEGAKIVAAARAEAAQESVKAREALRDQVAALAVKGAEQILRKEVNSGVHAELLSRLKTEL